Part of the uncultured Methanobrevibacter sp. genome, CATTATTTGAAACCAATCCCTATATAATCTGTAAAAATATCACAGGAATGGTTAAAAAAGTTATATCCCATGATATGGGAACAATATCTTCAATAACTTCAGACAGCCAAACACATGCCAATCGGCTATTGAGATTTTTGGCTCTTCAAAAGCCGGGAGACATTTCTCAGGAAAAGATGGGAACATATCTTGGAACTTCAAAAGGAAACATTCGAAACATTCTTGACATTTTAGAAAAAACCCAATTGATATTCCATTGTGAACCTCATATTGCATCACCTAAAAGATCCATAAAATCATGGGAGTATTTCTTTGCAACATCCAGCATAAAGCACATCTTAACCTCATCTATAGGCAATCTGAATTTGAACAAAAAAGCATATCTTGGAGTTTTGATGGAAAATCTCGTTGCATCAACATTATTCTATCTAAGCAATGAAGATGGAAACTATTTCACGCTTTATTATGATCCAGAAGACAAGACAAATGTTGATTTTATAATTCAAGGGGAATTCCAAAAGGCAATACCAATAGAAGTGAGCATGGGTAAAAAAAAGAAAAGACAAATTTCTTCAGCAATTGAACGCTACAATGCAGATTATGGAATAATAATTTCAAATACAACCACTACAATTGAAAAAAGAGACAATATTATTTATCTGCCTCCAAAAACCTTTTCATTTTTATAATTAATTAGTTATATTTAACTAAATTGAAATCAAAAATATATTACATGGCATCGAAAATAGCACATGGAATTTCTTTAATAACCAACAAATCAATAGTTGGAATTATTCTAACATTAGTAATGATATGTTCCACCTACTTTCACGATTCCAATGCAGATATCAGTTCATTATCCATTATCCGTGTGGTCTAGATTAGTAGATAAATTATGATGCAAGATCAGTTTCGCCGTTGTATTCTGTATAACTATTCCACCACTCTTCCTTGCACCTACAAGTGTATGACCTTATGAAATTACCATGTTTACCCTCTTATTTATTGTATTAGCAAAAAATGTTACAATATCAACTTAATATGATAGAAAGAGAATCCAAATATAAAGATTCAAAACTAATTTTTAAAAACAATTTCATATAAAGAAAACACTAAAATAATACGAATAATTCGTATAAAATGGTGATATAGTTCGCAACCTTATCGATTTGAACTAATAAACTCTGATAAAAAAGAATAACTGTTTGACTAGATATCTATTAAATATTGCTAATTTTAAGAGACTACATCATGAATACAAAAATTAATTAATTAACATGACAATAAATAATTAACAATGTTTCAATTAAGAAAATTAAATTCACTATTAGTCATAATAATAATTTTAATACTTGTATCTCATGCTTTATTAACAGGATTGTTACTAGCTGGATTAATTGAATACACTCCAAATACTATTGTAACCGGTGAAGTACTATTATTCTTTGTTATAGCCCATATAATTATAAGTCTATATCTATTCATCAAAGACAAGATTAAACAGCGAAAAATACATGTATATGCCAATATCAATAAGGATACGATAGTTCAGGCAATCAGTGGGATATTTATAATCATCTTTATTGTAGCACATGTTTTATCATACATTTATCTTCCAGCATATATTCCAAATTTTAATTGGCAAATTACTCATCTAACAATCGACACATTATTCTTTATAACATTATTCATCCATTTGCAAATAAGCATTCCACGATTATTGGTCTCATTTGGATTTTTAGTTGAAAAAAATGATTATGACAAATGCAGGAAAGTTATCAGAATCCTGTTAATTATAATATTCACATTATTGTTCCTAACAGAACTATCATATTATATTCTATGAAAGAGTTGATTTTATGGTAAAAGAAATTATAGTGATTGGTGCAGGTCTTGCAGGACTGACCTGTAGCGTAAAATCCGCCAACAAAAATATGCACG contains:
- a CDS encoding ATP-binding protein, with protein sequence MNEFLEKTTPNRYFALPGLRGVGKTTLLYQTYEYLFKSKNINPNQILFISCENLNDVIDFKIIDVVKQFLETYHNTTLRRLDKKIFLLIDESQYDKNWALSGKLIFDKTKNIFMIFTGSSALNLEYDADSARRLLKQNITPLNYSQHLKLKYNYNAGNTSASLKKLIFAGEVEDAIICEQQINQDLINLKGYSTIDWDEYLKYGGFPTSLFETNPYIICKNITGMVKKVISHDMGTISSITSDSQTHANRLLRFLALQKPGDISQEKMGTYLGTSKGNIRNILDILEKTQLIFHCEPHIASPKRSIKSWEYFFATSSIKHILTSSIGNLNLNKKAYLGVLMENLVASTLFYLSNEDGNYFTLYYDPEDKTNVDFIIQGEFQKAIPIEVSMGKKKKRQISSAIERYNADYGIIISNTTTTIEKRDNIIYLPPKTFSFL